In Nitrospirota bacterium, the DNA window TGCAGAGAGCTGTGGTCTGCATCCGCGAAAGATTATCGGCAGGAGCTGTTTTGATTTACAGGCCAAGCTTTCTCCCAAATTCTGCATAGAGGCTCTGTACAAAAACAGAAAGGCCTACACTGAGGAGATTACCTGTGATGGCAAGGTTTTCCTTGTCAGTGGTTTTCATGTAACACTACCTGATGGAAAGAATGCAACTGTTCATATCCTTAAAGACATAACAGAGATGCGGAGATTGAAAGAGCAACTTTACCATGCAGATAAACTTACATCCCTTGGGCTTCTGGTTTCAGGCGTGGCTCATGAGTTGAATAATCCCCTTACAGGTATACTTGGCTATTCTGAACTTTTAACTATGAAGACAGAAGATGAGGGGTTAAAGAAAGAGCTCGGCAAGATATACTCTGCTGCAGAGCGGTGTAAGAAGATAGTGGAGAATTTACTTACATTTTCAAGGCAGAGTCCCCCTGAGAGGTCATATATCCGGATGGATGAACTCATTGACAGTGCAATTGAGCTCAGGTCTTACTGGCTTCGGTCAAATGGTTTCCAGATTGTAAGGGATTATCATGATCTGCCGATTGTGTCCATTGATCCACAACAGATACAGCAGGTAATAATGAATATTCTTGTAAATGCAGAGTATGCTGTGCTTAACTCCGGCAAGGAGGAAAAGCTTATCTCTTTGCATACTCATTACGACAGGGACAGAGGGATGATTGTAATAAAAATATCCGACAATGGCATGGGGATATCAGAGGATACACTCATGAGGATATTTGATCCCTTTTTTACCACAAAGCCGGTAAATAAGGGATCAGGTCTGGGGCTTTCAATATCTCACGGTATAGTGAAAGAGCATAATGGGAATATATGGGCTGAAGGG includes these proteins:
- a CDS encoding ATP-binding protein; its protein translation is MMEFNERLLLINSLIKEINRDLSVDHAINILVKGGMKLLSVDAGVFALIDGDKLRCMSQSNIEFDGEMLCSDFGLQVEKTTVIRDIKKHPDLCEKLQRYEVKSLICTPVNIMTDKKGVLFLASFTEREFAEPDINSLEIFLDAGVSTIKNSFLFDLISKSQKLWQETFDAISDYVFVVDDDFRIIKCNIAFAESCGLHPRKIIGRSCFDLQAKLSPKFCIEALYKNRKAYTEEITCDGKVFLVSGFHVTLPDGKNATVHILKDITEMRRLKEQLYHADKLTSLGLLVSGVAHELNNPLTGILGYSELLTMKTEDEGLKKELGKIYSAAERCKKIVENLLTFSRQSPPERSYIRMDELIDSAIELRSYWLRSNGFQIVRDYHDLPIVSIDPQQIQQVIMNILVNAEYAVLNSGKEEKLISLHTHYDRDRGMIVIKISDNGMGISEDTLMRIFDPFFTTKPVNKGSGLGLSISHGIVKEHNGNIWAEGTLGEGATFIIELPAGKEGFSAVLD